The Arachis hypogaea cultivar Tifrunner chromosome 19, arahy.Tifrunner.gnm2.J5K5, whole genome shotgun sequence genome has a window encoding:
- the LOC112777116 gene encoding protein NUCLEAR FUSION DEFECTIVE 4 produces MFVGSRKWVVLVATIWIQAFTGTNFDFSSYSSELKSVLQITQLQLNYLSVASDMGKVFGWCCGVSLLYFPLWVVLFMAAFLGLLGYGFQCLLIKQLISLPYFLVFLLCLVAGCSICWFNTICYVLCIKHFPSNRSLALSLSISFNGVTAALYTLIANAITSSDDTLYLLLNAIVPLLISAVVLVPILQQPQPQPNSADMIRRDSLVFLCLNILALVTGLYLLFLYSLSSSTTIARVILVGAGFLLVLLLFLPVIVNSREWSCLTSPACYPLLNSRFNLINLDGGGGDDDDYDDDLHKELIENEDNYSRNRSSVIVREKCCFDNVLLKDQLKVLGEEHSTKMLMHRWDFWIYYMAYLCGGTMGLVYSNNLGQISQSLGHNSQTKTLVTLYSTCSFFGRLLAAAPDFLNRKIHFARTGWFAAAVVPMPIAFILLAITGSIEALRMSTALIGLSSGFVFAAAVSITSELFGPNSVAVNHNILITNIPIGSCLYGLLAALVYDSNADGASRDTIWLREMTMCMGRKCYLETFLWWSCISIVGLVSSFVLYFRTRHAYYDNFGRNTN; encoded by the exons ATGTTTGTGGGATCAAGAAAATGGGTGGTATTGGTAGCAACAATATGGATACAAGCATTTACAGGAACAAACTTTGACTTCTCATCATACTCATCAGAGTTGAAATCTGTGCTCCAAATCACTCAGCTGCAGCTGAATTATCTCTCAGTTGCATCTGACATGGGAAAAGTATTTGGGTGGTGTTGTGGTGTGTCTCTCTTGTACTTTCCTTTGTGGGTTGTTCTGTTCATGGCTGCTTTCTTGGGTCTTCTTGGTTATGGCTTCCAGTGCCTTCTTATCAAGCAGCTCATTTCCTTGCCTTATTTTCTG GTGTTTCTCCTATGCTTGGTTGCAGGATGTAGCATCTGTTGGTTCAACACAATCTGCTATGTCTTATGCATCAAGCATTTCCCTTCTAACCGATCACTCGCGCTTTCCTTAAGCATAAGCTTCAATGGGGTAACTGCAGCTTTGTACACTCTCATTGCCAATGCAATAACCTCAAGTGATGACACACTCTACCTTTTGCTCAATGCCATTGTCCCTTTACTTATTTCCGCGGTGGTACTAGTCCCAATCCTCCAACAGCCGCAGCCTCAGCCGAATTCGGCCGACATGATCCGGCGTGATTCCTTAGTTTTCCTCTGCCTCAACATCCTTGCACTCGTGACCGGCCTCTACCTCTTGTTCCTGTATTCCCTCTCTTCCAGCACAACCATCGCGCGTGTCATTCTCGTTGGCGCCGGATTTCTACTAGTGCTTCTCTTGTTCTTGCCTGTGATTGTGAATTCTAGAGAATGGTCTTGCCTTACTAGCCCTGCTTGTTATCCGCTTTTGAATTCGAGGTTCAATCTCATTAACCTTGATGGTGGTGGCGGTGacgatgatgattatgatgatgatctTCATAAAGAACTCATTGAGAATGAGGACAATTATTCAAGAAATAGAAGTAGTGTAATTGTAAGAGAGAAGTGTTGTTTTGATAATGTGTTGTTGAAAGATCAACTTAAGGTTCTTGGAGAAGAGCATTCAACTAAAATGCTTATGCATAGATGGGACTTTTGGATTTATTACATGGCTTATTTATGTGGAGGAACAATGGGATTGGTCTATAGTAACAACTTGGGTCAAATTTCTCAATCATTGGGACACAATTCTCAGACAAAAACTCTTGTCACACTTTACTCCACGTGTTCTTTCTTCGGTCGCCTGCTCGCCGCCGCACCTGACTTCTTGAACAG GAAGATACACTTTGCAAGAACAGGATGGTTTGCAGCAGCAGTAGTACCAATGCCTATAGCATTCATTTTGCTCGCCATAACCGGCAGCATCGAAGCATTGCGCATGAGCACGGCCTTAATCGGCCTAAGTTCCGGGTTTGTTTTCGCGGCAGCAGTTTCCATTACATCAGAGTTGTTTGGCCCAAACAGTGTTGCAGTGAACCACAACATACTAATCACCAACATTCCAATAGGGTCATGTCTTTATGGCCTTCTAGCAGCTCTGGTTTACGACTCGAACGCAGACGGCGCAAGCCGCGACACAATATGGCTGCGCGAGATGACAATGTGTATGGGGAGGAAGTGCTACCTTGAGACATTTTTATGGTGGAGTTGCATCTCCATTGTAGGATTGGTTTCAAGTTTTGTGCTATACTTTAGGACTAGGCATGCTTATTATGACAATTTTGGAAGAAATacaaattga